The following nucleotide sequence is from Takifugu flavidus isolate HTHZ2018 chromosome 4, ASM371156v2, whole genome shotgun sequence.
CGTGGTTGAAGCCATCAAAAAAGGCTGGAAACTTGACAGGATGTGGGGATTCTATGATAATATATGTGGGGATTCTATGTCCAGATAATTGAAGCTCTTAATTGTCCTGCGCGTTCTTACCCTCGTTCTCCGGCCCCTCTGCCCCCAGACTGGCTGCGGTCTGTTCAGGCTCTCATGGTTCTATCCGtggtcttctcctccatctccttcctggtcTTCCTTGTTCAGCTGCTCGCCTTATCCAAAGGTCAACTCTTCTACTTCACAGGCCTCTGTCAGGCATTTGCAGGTATGTAAACCACAATAGTATCATCTTTAGAACAGCTTAGTCTTTAATCGCTTGCATGAGTAATGAATAGGTGTGACGGGACCAGAGCGTTCAGAGTTAAAAATGTAACTGTTTAACATAGTTTAactctgctcctgcaggtctCGCGGCCCTTGCCGCTTGCCTCATCTTCACCTTCCGCTGGAAGGATATCTTAAATGATGCCAAAGATCTGAGGAAAGGCCACTTTGGTTACTGTTTCGTCCTGGCGTGGATCtgtgtccctctcctcctcatcagcgCCTTCTTGTACGTGCACCTTCGCAAGAGGCAGTGAGAGGAATCTGGCACCATTCGGCTCAATAGTCAAAAAGCTCTAACACCTTTCGACTTTGGTCAAGACCCTCCCGACCAGGCACCGGTCAGATTCTCTGAGAACTCATTGGAGAACGTGTAGGACATTATGTCCCCACTGTGGTATTTCTGTCTGCGAGACCTTATTGTTTTGTCTCCTAGTTGTCACTCCCCCAGATCAAGCATGTGAAAAAAGCTCTGACATCCCAGACCTTCACTGCTTTAATGTCTCATATTGACAGTGTTCTCGTTGTACCGGTAGCATTCATGCAGAGTGCTTTGCATAGCTGTGACTCTGCTGGTGCAGCAGGGCGGGACGCCTATGTCGTGCACTCGCTCATTATTTATGCTGTCCATAGTatatttttgctttctttgcttTATGCCTCTTCTCTTTCCTGGAGAAAATCATAATCTTTAATTGATACAAGCTTTCAGCAACATGTATCTTCTTGTAAGGAAATTAAAGAAGATTGCTGTAATTGcagcgcacacaccacacaattACAGTCACTACATGTGTTTCTTTGTCCAGAATCCTACCTGTCAGGCTCAACcggttggggaaaaaaaggccgtTCTAATACTTCTCAGTTCATTTCAATGAAGGCTTGTTTGCGGTGTTTTCTACTGTGGACATCAGCTTCCCTGAAAATTAAAGGGAGCACATTGCATAAACTTTGATTTAGTGATGTCACGGCTGACGGATTAAAGGCATCAAAAGAGCAGATGGGTTACGGACAAGTACAGGAGGAGCCTGCGTATCCGTCAGTTGCACAGAATGCCTGGAATCTGGGAGGAACAGGGGAGTGGAGGGTTGAaaatgacagaggaagaggTGTGGGAGGTcaccagagagcctctggaAGAGGCTGAATGAGACAGAAGAGACGGGCTGCGTCTGAGGTGAGTGTCGCTGTGACGTGTGAAGCCGATCGTTGCTTGTGTTCCTATTTTCATTATCTATTTCCTTATTGTACGCCCAAGCTGGAGGACGGAAGCATAAAATGCGTTAGTGACTGAACTTCGGAACCCCGAACGGTCCTTTATCTCCACTGAGAGATAAACGCTCCAGGACTGTTGGCCACATCAAGGTTTCGTGTGCTCGATGCGGCAGCATGGAAATACAGGCAAATGTAGCAGGACGAATGACAGGAATTAAGGATTTAAAGGGATGAGCAAGCTCGGGGAGTCctggctgccacacacacacagtcagtagAGGGAGACCTGCCACAGAAAGACGCTCAAAGCCGCAGTCATGCCAAACTCCCGAGAGGAGAGCCTGGATGAGGATGTGGTCTTTCTGCCGGTCAGCGAGTCCTCGCCACAGTTCATCTACTGCGAGAAGGAGCGCCGGGCTGTGGAGAGGCTCCTGAGCTCGGGGCCTGAGGCCTTCTACAGCTCCATCGGTACGGAGCTCCCAGGCTGCTTCTTGTCTCCCGAAGAGGTGTGTCAGATCAGCAGCTGGGCTCAGGACTACCGCTTCAAACCTCCACTGGAGGCGACGCAGAGCAGCACACCTCTGGAGGACTTCAGTTCCACCTATTTTCCCCCGAACTCTGACATTCCAACGCCggacctggagctgggctggccTGAGAAAGACCCCTGGCCAGTGAAGGGAAATGTTACAGTCCACACCAACCCCCCCGCCGAGGGAGACCCTCCCATTAGAGAAATCATCAGACGACACCTGCAACAGGCCAGCAAAGTGGGTTTGAATccatttgaacacatttttataaaagACAGCTGTGGTTTCAACACATACAAAGTTAAGTGAGTGACCCGTCACATTAGATTTAGCTCCACTGGCAGTCTTTGTCCTCTCAAGAGTAACAGTGCAATAACAGGGAGATTATACAGTTATTTTCATTTCGTTGTCCTTTTCATGGCGAGACTGAAAGGCTCCTTTGGTGTGAGAGACGTTGGTTTTCCTCTGCAGGTTATCGCCATCGTGACTGACAGATTAACAGATTGTGCGGTAATCGGGGATTTACACAGCGCTGCGTCTCGTGGCGTCGCCATTTACATCATCCTGAATGAGAGGTCCATCCAAGAGACTTTCACGCTCAGGAAACTCAGACATCCGGTGAGTCACGTCTGGCTCAAACGGCCGTGCAAGCATTCAAATCCgggaagaaacaaaaaacagaaaactagaAGTTATAGTAAATCTGTAAAGTGGGGCATTTATTTAGCTCATGTCAGAGTTATGTTAGAGCACCATAAAGTGCATTTGTTCTTCCATCGGAATGTTTGTGGAATACATTCAGCAACATAGTCTGTAGCTAAACCGGTTGCACAACATTTATCCTCTCCCTTCAAGAGGTGAAACACTTCCCTTTCTCATACGACTTAGATACTGTGATTAATGACTGATGCAGTCGGAACAGCGACCTCTACGGTCTGGGTCGTACTGGTTCTGTAGTTTCAAGGCCACTCATTCCTTGCATTTCAACAAGACAGGATGATTAGGGTACTGTATGATTAGGGATAAATTGTGGCCCACAGCTAGCACCGCATTAGTCAGACGATGTAACAAATGACCTTATTGGTGGCGTATTGTAGGCACCTGTCTGCATATGTAGGTTAAACTACAGAGGGGAAGTTCAAATGACACACATTATCCACCAGCACACATAGCTTATTAGCAGCtagcaggaaaaacaaccaaGCAGAATTAGGTTAGTTTAACTGAAAGGTGGTGATCTTGGCCTGTTTATGGGAAGGATCTGTCCAACCAAGAATCAGCTTCCAGCAATTACTTAAAGGGTTCTTTGACACTAGACCAAAAGTTAGTGGGATCAAACGTTAAATTTAGTTATCCTGTAGCAATAACTGCTAATGAATCTGTGGTTTGGCAGAACATGCGGGTCCGTGTCATTGGAGGGAAAACCTTCTGCTCCAGGATGGGGAGGATGGTGGCCGGAGAAATGAAAGTCAACTTCCTCCTGGTGGATTTAAAGACAGTGGTTCACGGCAGTTACAGGTAAACTATTCATATAGCAGTATAGTATGGAAGTATAGTCCTTTTACTCGCCCAGACTGTGTAACAGGTTGTTGCTCCTCTCAGCCTCACATGGACGGATGCCCACCTGCACCGGCAGATGATCACTGTTCTGAATGGTCCAGTTGTCGACTCATTCGACCAAGAGTTCAGGATCCTTtttgctgcttctctccccGTTCCGGACACCTGCACGATGGCAGGTAGTCCCACTGAGGTCAGCCAACAGATGAAGAACATCACAGATCTCAGATTTCACAAACATTTACCTCTGGAGCTGGAGATTAGCAGCCCTCCGTCCCCACCGTTTGATGCCCACCTGGACTGGGAAGCAATGGGGGTGATCCACATCGATGCCTGTATCCCCGACACACCTCTAGGTCACCCTGAGGAAACGGCGTTAACACAATCACCAGTGCAGAAAACTACTCTGTTTGATAAAATCCCACCAGTTTTGGAGAATTCTGCAGAGAGCAGAAACCAGTTTATCAAATTAAAACAGTAAGTGGGTCATGTGGGTTTGATCATGCTCATGTTGGGATTCTTTCTGCCTGATTTTCAAGTATTTGTAGAACCTTCCAATgttttttaatcattgttttACATGACAGAGTGAAGGGAAACACATCTCCGGTGACAAATTATGTACCAGACAAACCAGCGGCCTTCAAGTTAGTCTCCTCACTGCTTATGAGACACAGAGAATTCTGTGCTTGCAATTGCCTCATGTTTCAATTAATtgtgtttgggatcatttttcatcattttttgtCCTTTAGCAATGCCCCACCTTTGCTAAACAACATGACAGCtccagaaaaaaataaaaggtaatAAAGGAATAAAGGTAATAAAGGAAGAAACAGAGAATCAAAAACTGTAATAACCAGATTGGTATGTTCTTGTTTCCTGTAGGGAAGAAGCCTTTACGGTGAAGAATCTTGCCAGGAGACGCTCTTTAGAGAAGAACATCCATTTAGAAGACAGATTAACCAAAAGATCTGAGGAGAGACCCGTTGAGCAAAATCACAGTAAGACTCTGCTCTCCCCGACTAGAAGAGAGCATTCCAAAACCATTTTAGAGGAGGAGCTCAGCATGTATGAAAACCGCCAAATAATGGAGAGTGCGTGGTCTTCTAGGGTGAGTCAGTGCTGTGGAAAAATAAGCAGTTAAGCCCTGATGCAGAAACTGAGACTTTGTCCTCTAATCACAGAAACCTTTAATCCTGAAGCTGCCGCAGTCAGAGAGCTTCAGCTCTCTCAACGACCTGATGAAGAGGATTCAGCCCCAGGAAAGTTCTCTCGGGCAGCTTCACGGAGGATCTAGAGGGGCTGTTTCCGAACTGAGTCAGTCCATGATGGACCTGAGTGTGCACAAACCTGACAAAAGTCCTATCCCAGTGCCCAGGTTTCAAGCCAGTGTGAGTAGAGAGAGACACACATTTGTGGTGTTTGTTGGGTATTTTATTGATGTTGGTGTCTGTCTCTGACAGTGCTTCGACCCAGACGCCTTAACGTCGACTATTGCCCTGATGAAGAAAAGGAATGAGGATTTAAAACCATCCCTGTACAGAACTCCCAAAACCTTCGTGCCCAGAGAGAGGCCTCGCAGCTCCACTTATGGCCTGGACTGGAGACGGCCACTGCTGGAGCGGCCTGAAGATCTTAAAATGGGAGTGAAAAAATGAGACATTAGGCCAACACtaatgtttttgtctttgagtCACAGAGGATGAGCAGTAGAAGAGATTACTGTGCAAATTCCTCAGTTACTGAACCAAACCAAGCTAAACAGGTTGTAGCTCTAACCATAAACCCCAGTTGGAGCTTTTATGGCAGCTCTGGCTAGTCAGTGGAGGGTTAAATTAAGACAAGGTTGCCTCAGATCAATAAAGATAACTCATCTGTTTGTTTGATTCTCCATGGACTTTGTCTGTGCTTCATAACTATGTTTTACCTCATGATATGTTCAAATAAATTGAATGTTTCTGTTCATGGTGCTCTTACAGTTATACTGCTGTTTAATCCATAtgaataaagtttaaaaaaaagagacgaTTATCAAAACAGATTTTAggagttttttaaaaagtgcaataGTTCTGACTTGCACATTTGAAATGACATATGAAGCACATTAAACCTGAATAAAGTCACCTTTAGAAAAATACATACTACCAATACATATATTTGACAACTGTATATAATTTGTAAGACACCAATCTATGAAACAAATCCTAGAAGTCACTAAAACctttaatgtaataaaataaaacgatACAAACCGGGTCACTAGATGGCGATATACGCGCTTCTATTGTTTCATACAGGCGAGTCActtgaaagagaagaagaagaaaacacggAAGCACGAGGTTActtgtgcagatgtgtgttccGCTGCAAAATATCGTTTTTTCCTTTTAAGTGTGGACAAAAGTTTCGTCAATCTAAATCATGGTTCGAACAAGACGGTGAGTTTAGTATTTTAATACGATCATGCGGttatctttaaaatgaaaccttTATAACTGTTACTCTGCCTAGTTTGTATTCTAGTTCCGAAAACCTTGGTGATTTCATGCCTAATAAATTGTCTTGGCGGCCAACATATTTTTTTAAGGGTACGTATATTTGCAGTAGCAACAGACCGTTGTTGTGTGCTTTTGTTACTCAGGACAAAGTCGTTACAGAGGccgaaaaacaaagaggaataTGATGAAGATGAACCTGAGGAATATAAGCGCATGCCTGTCCCTGATAAGGTATGATAGTCTGTGACATTACGCTTTAAGGTGCTGGTGTCCGTTCATGTTTTGATGACAGATGTCAAtgttgaataataaaaaaaacctctggtCTGCAGAAATCATCACAGTATGCAAAGGACCAAATCGACGAGTTCCACGATGAGAAGATCGCGGTATGATTTATGATCCTGTGGGAGGTTCTTGGTGTTTCAACCTTCTCATTGTTTTTGCTATTTTCCTTGGAACAGAATCTTCTTTCTCGCGGTGTTCAAAGTGATAGTGACTTGGAGGAGCTGGACGATGAGGTAAGGgcaataaaacattttctttttgtttgcaaCAAGAGAATTGTGTCAAAATGGAACAAAGTCAAGCTCAGCTGAATTTgacaggaggaggtgatggcCCTAGATGActctgaagaagaagaggagggggaggaagatatAGATATGGAAAGTGATCTAGAGGAGAACAAAGAAGAAGGTAAACTTGCAATTTCAACTTTTCACgtttagtcttttttttgttgttcatgTCGATTAAGTTCGGGTATGTTGTACTTCAGATCTTCCTAATGAGATGGCATGGGGCACAAAGAAGAAGATGTACTACGATGCAGACACACTGAAAACCAGTAAGGATTTTGAATTGTTGAGTTGTTCGTGATCATTGCATTGCCTTTGCCCTGGATCAGTCATTTAAGTGTTGTTGCAGAGGGGAAATTGCAGGAAGAGGTAGAAGCTGAAGAgcaagcagaagaggaggaggctaaAACCATCCAAAAACGTTTGGCTGCTCATCTGAGTGAGGAGGATTATGATTTAAACTTTTTCCAGGTTTGTTAAATGTTCTCTGGGAGACCTGTAGTTATTTCCAAGTGTGATGATAAGCTCGTTTGAATTTTGGCTTTTGTGTTGATTTCCAAATAAAGCAATTTGCAGTTGAGGAGAAGGATGAAAGCAAAACTgtag
It contains:
- the fam83e gene encoding protein FAM83A isoform X2; the protein is MPNSREESLDEDVVFLPVSESSPQFIYCEKERRAVERLLSSGPEAFYSSIGTELPGCFLSPEEVCQISSWAQDYRFKPPLEATQSSTPLEDFSSTYFPPNSDIPTPDLELGWPEKDPWPVKGNVTVHTNPPAEGDPPIREIIRRHLQQASKVIAIVTDRLTDCAVIGDLHSAASRGVAIYIILNERSIQETFTLRKLRHPNMRVRVIGGKTFCSRMGRMVAGEMKVNFLLVDLKTVVHGSYSLTWTDAHLHRQMITVLNGPVVDSFDQEFRILFAASLPVPDTCTMAGSPTEVSQQMKNITDLRFHKHLPLELEISSPPSPPFDAHLDWEAMGVIHIDACIPDTPLGHPEETALTQSPVQKTTLFDKIPPVLENSAESRNQFIKLKQVKGNTSPVTNYVPDKPAAFKLVSSLLMRHREFCACNCLMFQLIVFGIIFHHFLSFSNAPPLLNNMTAPEKNKREEAFTVKNLARRRSLEKNIHLEDRLTKRSEERPVEQNHSKTLLSPTRREHSKTILEEELSMYENRQIMESAWSSRLPQSESFSSLNDLMKRIQPQESSLGQLHGGSRGAVSELSQSMMDLSVHKPDKSPIPVPRFQASCFDPDALTSTIALMKKRNEDLKPSLYRTPKTFVPRERPRSSTYGLDWRRPLLERPEDLKMGVKK
- the LOC130524004 gene encoding epithelial membrane protein 3-like, with the translated sequence MVLLLVFITVLHLVTLAMLLIATLEKSWWVWSHSEITDLWYNCFHDNVTDTWLCAASSENDWLRSVQALMVLSVVFSSISFLVFLVQLLALSKGQLFYFTGLCQAFAGLAALAACLIFTFRWKDILNDAKDLRKGHFGYCFVLAWICVPLLLISAFLYVHLRKRQ
- the fam83e gene encoding protein FAM83A isoform X3, which encodes MPNSREESLDEDVVFLPVSESSPQFIYCEKERRAVERLLSSGPEAFYSSIGTELPGCFLSPEEVCQISSWAQDYRFKPPLEATQSSTPLEDFSSTYFPPNSDIPTPDLELGWPEKDPWPVKGNVTVHTNPPAEGDPPIREIIRRHLQQASKVIAIVTDRLTDCAVIGDLHSAASRGVAIYIILNERSIQETFTLRKLRHPNMRVRVIGGKTFCSRMGRMVAGEMKVNFLLVDLKTVVHGSYSLTWTDAHLHRQMITVLNGPVVDSFDQEFRILFAASLPVPDTCTMAGSPTEVSQQMKNITDLRFHKHLPLELEISSPPSPPFDAHLDWEAMGVIHIDACIPDTPLGHPEETALTQSPVQKTTLFDKIPPVLENSAESRNQFIKLKQVKGNTSPVTNYVPDKPAAFNNAPPLLNNMTAPEKNKREEAFTVKNLARRRSLEKNIHLEDRLTKRSEERPVEQNHSKTLLSPTRREHSKTILEEELSMYENRQIMESAWSSRKPLILKLPQSESFSSLNDLMKRIQPQESSLGQLHGGSRGAVSELSQSMMDLSVHKPDKSPIPVPRFQASCFDPDALTSTIALMKKRNEDLKPSLYRTPKTFVPRERPRSSTYGLDWRRPLLERPEDLKMGVKK
- the fam83e gene encoding protein FAM83A isoform X1 is translated as MPNSREESLDEDVVFLPVSESSPQFIYCEKERRAVERLLSSGPEAFYSSIGTELPGCFLSPEEVCQISSWAQDYRFKPPLEATQSSTPLEDFSSTYFPPNSDIPTPDLELGWPEKDPWPVKGNVTVHTNPPAEGDPPIREIIRRHLQQASKVIAIVTDRLTDCAVIGDLHSAASRGVAIYIILNERSIQETFTLRKLRHPNMRVRVIGGKTFCSRMGRMVAGEMKVNFLLVDLKTVVHGSYSLTWTDAHLHRQMITVLNGPVVDSFDQEFRILFAASLPVPDTCTMAGSPTEVSQQMKNITDLRFHKHLPLELEISSPPSPPFDAHLDWEAMGVIHIDACIPDTPLGHPEETALTQSPVQKTTLFDKIPPVLENSAESRNQFIKLKQVKGNTSPVTNYVPDKPAAFKLVSSLLMRHREFCACNCLMFQLIVFGIIFHHFLSFSNAPPLLNNMTAPEKNKREEAFTVKNLARRRSLEKNIHLEDRLTKRSEERPVEQNHSKTLLSPTRREHSKTILEEELSMYENRQIMESAWSSRKPLILKLPQSESFSSLNDLMKRIQPQESSLGQLHGGSRGAVSELSQSMMDLSVHKPDKSPIPVPRFQASCFDPDALTSTIALMKKRNEDLKPSLYRTPKTFVPRERPRSSTYGLDWRRPLLERPEDLKMGVKK